In Acidianus brierleyi, one genomic interval encodes:
- a CDS encoding DUF711 family protein, which yields MQIRALTVFVSSLEYDRISNYVEKIKKIDNIWTKRISLPETNLSISKVMELIPQDNSVLFSVCGMRDNDNRIMEILDALRSGSNIFCNILVNDIKNLDKITKILTKLEPEEATRLALLINDDFLLTPYFPASTANVVADSFGLALLYVKDFIENNISSAFQQANEFGLKVSRKIGAKFLGIDVSLSPWMNESVGEIIEKQSGKIFSLGNTWTVGEINKLIFSEAWRSKVTPIGFSETMLPIAEDNILKKRVEEGSLTLSQLVQLTFACAAGIDMVGIKEDPLLYKNLIKDLIAIQFTKKRPYAIRIIPSRGEDKINTKDFGIIPTIKVI from the coding sequence ATGCAAATAAGAGCACTAACAGTATTTGTCTCGTCTTTAGAATATGATAGAATAAGTAATTATGTTGAAAAAATTAAAAAAATTGACAATATATGGACAAAAAGAATTTCATTACCTGAGACAAATCTTTCCATATCAAAAGTAATGGAGTTAATTCCCCAAGATAATAGTGTGCTTTTCAGCGTTTGCGGAATGAGGGATAACGATAATAGAATAATGGAAATACTTGACGCATTAAGATCTGGAAGCAATATTTTTTGTAATATTCTAGTTAATGATATAAAAAACCTAGATAAAATAACGAAAATATTAACAAAGCTAGAACCAGAAGAGGCAACTAGATTGGCTTTATTAATTAATGATGACTTCCTTCTTACGCCTTATTTCCCTGCTTCTACTGCTAATGTTGTAGCAGACTCGTTTGGCTTAGCATTGCTGTACGTTAAAGATTTTATTGAAAATAATATATCTAGCGCGTTTCAACAAGCTAATGAATTCGGTTTAAAAGTATCAAGAAAAATTGGTGCCAAATTTCTAGGTATTGATGTCTCTTTATCTCCATGGATGAATGAAAGTGTAGGAGAAATAATAGAAAAACAGAGCGGGAAAATATTTTCACTAGGTAATACGTGGACTGTAGGAGAAATTAACAAATTAATATTTTCAGAAGCCTGGAGATCTAAAGTAACCCCTATAGGATTTTCAGAAACAATGCTTCCAATAGCAGAAGATAATATTCTTAAAAAGAGAGTCGAAGAAGGTTCTTTAACATTGTCTCAACTAGTTCAATTAACATTTGCTTGCGCTGCAGGAATTGACATGGTTGGAATAAAGGAAGATCCATTACTTTACAAAAATCTTATCAAAGACCTTATAGCAATCCAATTTACTAAGAAAAGACCTTATGCAATAAGAATTATTCCTTCAAGAGGAGAAGATAAAATAAATACAAAAGATTTCGGTATAATACCTACGATTAAAGTAATATAG
- a CDS encoding phosphate signaling complex PhoU family protein, translating to MEVRRVQKFGKSTLMVSLPADWVKEVGLNPGESIYLEVDEDGSLKVYPPNLKSESTSKEMKVAIKNNTSADLIGRLIYSLYVLGFDKVSIESTDGPFNEDVLRKVKDAARSLIGLEIVSQDVTSLQIQSFLDPTKYNMTSLISRLSNTLKQMLHYLNLGIKEASRTFLQEVIELEKEIDRLYYLSLRQLLIAQVNRSLAYMIGVKRIQIVGNRILMKAVEEAADEISDAANDLLALHPEDLEIIKNSWEKIDMLIDQTTVVIDHVVKVLGKEDVKLVNEVMEELETLRRVLITEALGIEEKLSKISSPRATIAARTLNLRLYNAIRRMEPIAEIAFNRSVENLKEITID from the coding sequence ATGGAAGTTAGAAGAGTTCAAAAATTTGGTAAATCAACATTGATGGTTTCTCTGCCTGCAGACTGGGTAAAGGAAGTAGGTCTAAATCCTGGTGAAAGTATATACTTGGAAGTGGACGAGGACGGAAGCTTAAAGGTATATCCGCCAAATTTGAAATCAGAAAGTACATCAAAAGAGATGAAAGTAGCTATTAAAAATAATACATCGGCTGACTTAATAGGAAGACTTATCTATAGTTTATACGTATTGGGTTTTGATAAGGTATCAATAGAATCTACAGACGGTCCTTTTAATGAAGATGTGTTAAGAAAAGTTAAAGATGCAGCAAGAAGCCTTATAGGTTTAGAAATAGTTTCACAAGATGTTACTTCTCTACAAATACAATCGTTTTTAGATCCAACTAAATATAATATGACTAGCCTAATAAGCAGATTAAGTAATACGCTAAAGCAAATGTTACATTATCTAAACTTAGGAATAAAAGAGGCTAGTAGAACATTTTTACAAGAAGTTATAGAATTAGAAAAAGAGATAGACAGACTGTATTATCTATCTTTAAGACAGTTACTAATAGCACAAGTTAATAGAAGTTTAGCATATATGATAGGTGTAAAAAGAATACAAATTGTTGGGAACAGAATATTAATGAAAGCTGTAGAGGAGGCAGCAGACGAAATAAGCGATGCGGCAAACGATTTATTAGCATTACATCCGGAGGATCTCGAAATAATAAAGAACTCGTGGGAAAAAATAGACATGTTAATTGATCAGACTACAGTAGTAATTGATCATGTAGTAAAAGTTCTAGGAAAAGAAGATGTTAAGTTAGTAAATGAAGTAATGGAAGAACTTGAAACATTAAGAAGAGTATTGATAACAGAAGCTTTGGGTATAGAAGAAAAGCTTAGCAAAATAAGTTCGCCTAGGGCTACTATAGCTGCGAGGACACTAAATCTAAGATTATATAATGCTATAAGAAGAATGGAGCCGATAGCTGAAATAGCATTTAATAGAAGCGTGGAAAATTTAAAGGAAATTACTATTGACTAA
- a CDS encoding nicotinate phosphoribosyltransferase produces the protein MKLFIPKEEEILDGKITDIYFDRTVKTLSYLGIKDVKVRMEFHSYGLPKNYNWGVFAGLEEVLKLLEGKPVTVYAMPEGTLFKEIEPVMIIEGNYLDFGIYETALLGILRQESSIATKAARLKSLALDKSMIFFGLRALHPVSSIIADRSAYIGGMDGVSGLMSKEYLGLEPSGTMPHALMLILGDDEKAWEAFNNAIDPAVQRIALVDTFEDERFAALKAAKLLGDKLYGIRLDTPSSRRGNFKKIIQEVRWTLDINGFRNVKIIVSGGIDEEDVIELKDYVDGFGIGTSVAFPQSVDFSADIVEKYIDGKWVPFTKRGKWPGAKQVWRCNSLNDTITLLNEKIDGCTPLLKKYMDNGKIMEKLPSITEIRQYVLSQLKTISQ, from the coding sequence ATGAAGCTTTTCATACCAAAGGAAGAAGAAATATTAGATGGAAAAATAACTGATATATACTTCGACAGAACAGTAAAAACTCTATCTTACTTAGGCATAAAAGATGTAAAAGTAAGAATGGAGTTTCATTCATATGGACTTCCTAAAAATTATAATTGGGGAGTTTTCGCTGGCTTAGAGGAAGTACTAAAACTATTAGAAGGAAAGCCAGTAACAGTTTATGCAATGCCAGAAGGTACTTTATTCAAGGAAATAGAGCCAGTAATGATAATAGAGGGAAATTATTTAGATTTTGGAATATATGAGACTGCTTTACTAGGAATATTAAGGCAAGAAAGTAGCATAGCTACTAAGGCTGCTAGATTAAAGTCTTTGGCTTTAGATAAATCCATGATATTTTTTGGATTAAGAGCTTTACATCCAGTTTCTTCAATAATAGCAGATAGATCAGCCTATATAGGCGGAATGGATGGAGTATCTGGTCTTATGAGTAAGGAATATTTAGGATTAGAACCCTCTGGGACAATGCCTCATGCTCTTATGCTCATATTAGGAGATGATGAGAAGGCATGGGAAGCGTTTAATAATGCAATAGATCCGGCAGTTCAAAGAATAGCTCTAGTAGATACATTTGAAGATGAACGTTTTGCAGCATTAAAAGCTGCTAAACTTTTAGGAGATAAACTATACGGAATAAGATTAGACACACCTTCCAGTAGAAGAGGTAACTTTAAGAAAATAATTCAAGAGGTCAGATGGACTCTTGACATTAATGGATTTAGGAATGTTAAGATAATAGTTAGTGGAGGAATAGATGAGGAGGACGTAATAGAATTGAAAGATTATGTAGATGGATTTGGTATAGGAACCAGTGTAGCATTTCCACAGAGTGTAGACTTTAGCGCAGATATTGTTGAAAAGTATATAGACGGAAAATGGGTTCCTTTCACTAAAAGAGGTAAATGGCCAGGCGCAAAACAAGTATGGAGATGTAATAGTCTAAATGATACAATAACTTTGCTAAATGAAAAAATAGATGGATGTACTCCTCTACTTAAGAAATACATGGATAATGGGAAAATTATGGAAAAACTTCCTTCAATAACTGAGATAAGACAATATGTATTATCACAACTAAAAACTATTAGTCAATAG
- a CDS encoding 30S ribosomal protein S19e: MITVNMVPPNIYIEKLAEYVKNNVKEVQPPEWSFFAKTASFKERVPDDVENWWYMRTASLLRKLYVYNSMGLSKSKTVYGGLKRRGSKPPRSVKAPAHSTRLIFQQLENAGLVTKTNYGRKLSPKGRSILDKLAREIFIELSNQNTSLKKYLE; this comes from the coding sequence ATGATTACAGTTAATATGGTGCCGCCAAATATTTATATAGAGAAGCTAGCAGAATATGTAAAAAATAATGTAAAAGAAGTTCAACCACCTGAATGGAGCTTTTTTGCAAAAACTGCTAGTTTTAAAGAAAGAGTTCCAGACGATGTAGAGAATTGGTGGTATATGAGAACTGCATCGTTACTTAGAAAGCTTTACGTTTATAATTCTATGGGGCTCAGTAAATCAAAAACAGTATATGGAGGATTAAAAAGAAGGGGAAGTAAACCACCAAGAAGTGTGAAAGCCCCTGCTCATTCAACTAGATTGATATTTCAACAATTGGAAAATGCAGGCTTAGTTACAAAAACTAATTATGGAAGAAAACTATCTCCAAAAGGTAGGTCTATTCTAGATAAACTTGCCCGCGAAATATTTATAGAGTTGTCAAACCAAAATACTTCTTTGAAAAAATACCTTGAGTGA
- a CDS encoding DNA-binding protein codes for MSDNYVDPELEEMLRRRAQQESRRNIEEQQKRAELEAKKEAILRVILTPEARLRLNNVKLVKPDIATSLEDQLIALAQTGRIKTPISDDELKEILSQIADQNKRDYKIQIRERGWK; via the coding sequence ATGTCAGATAACTATGTAGATCCCGAATTAGAAGAAATGTTAAGGAGAAGAGCTCAACAAGAAAGCAGAAGAAATATAGAAGAGCAGCAAAAAAGGGCTGAATTAGAAGCAAAAAAGGAGGCAATACTTAGGGTTATACTAACTCCAGAAGCTAGATTAAGGTTAAATAACGTAAAGTTAGTAAAACCAGATATAGCAACTTCTTTAGAGGATCAACTTATAGCATTAGCCCAAACTGGAAGAATTAAAACACCAATAAGTGATGACGAACTAAAAGAGATACTATCTCAAATAGCCGATCAGAATAAAAGAGATTATAAAATACAAATAAGAGAAAGGGGCTGGAAATGA
- a CDS encoding 50S ribosomal protein L39e yields the protein MSRNKPAGKKSRLGRALKSNSAIPAWIILRTNGKVKINPLRRDWRKNDLKV from the coding sequence ATGAGTAGAAATAAACCCGCAGGTAAAAAATCAAGACTTGGCAGAGCATTAAAATCTAATAGTGCTATACCTGCATGGATAATATTAAGAACTAATGGAAAGGTAAAAATAAATCCATTAAGAAGAGATTGGAGAAAAAATGATTTAAAGGTGTAA
- a CDS encoding 50S ribosomal protein L31e, which yields MKEKDNFEMIINLRKVIMSKKTNRSKKAIAMIRKIIVRHFGAEKVLLDPLLAATVSKNREKVSSRIPVVVSKIGEKTYLVKLAVKHE from the coding sequence ATGAAAGAAAAAGATAATTTTGAAATGATAATAAATCTAAGAAAGGTTATTATGAGTAAAAAAACTAATAGATCAAAAAAAGCTATAGCTATGATAAGGAAAATTATAGTAAGACATTTCGGTGCAGAAAAAGTCCTTTTAGATCCATTACTAGCTGCTACAGTTTCTAAGAATAGAGAGAAAGTAAGTTCTAGGATACCAGTTGTCGTGTCTAAGATCGGTGAAAAAACATATTTAGTAAAACTAGCAGTTAAACATGAATGA